In Candidatus Delongbacteria bacterium, a single window of DNA contains:
- a CDS encoding tetratricopeptide repeat-containing sensor histidine kinase translates to MKLNDAQEYIRSGYENALKIRSENLSRGLFELIEVFRNAIVDYSDSNFISEILFEIGSTYDDLVIYESALDYYQKALDTLIDNNNLFLKARIFNGLGIVYNKISDYSESLKNHFKSLELKLKLDNDSETFKSYNNISVVYKNLKNYELSIKYCNFAYDIAEKSENLLYMATVLNNIGLVYSDLNNNREALEVHKKALDLAIKLNNRKMIADSYNNVIKDYLEMGKYKKAHQHCERALKFYLNLGDRRGEARILYITGSVLINLNEENKGLQYLNQAMSLAKELDYMTILQGIYNEMSRYYYMKTDYKKACDYKNNEMEVKKLINLSEIREHTANIEKSFEVIRKEKENEIFRLKNIELAELNEKLKRSNLIKDKLFSIISHDLKNPLSVIMGYAEMLNYGFVDPYDPKAKKFIKDIYSSSQGLSTLISNLLVWSKSQISNQNLDIKLNNLIESIDLVINQLNGSLQNKNIEIVKYCDNECSVLYDKGSMEVVLRNILSNAIKFSYPESEIIISCEYEDDCVKLSIKDFGMGMTDEQIGNVLDGVEITSTEGTSMEKGTGLGLILCRDFVHKNGGEIFFEKNIPNGMIVSIVLRI, encoded by the coding sequence ATGAAACTAAATGATGCTCAGGAGTACATAAGATCTGGTTATGAAAATGCTTTGAAAATCAGATCAGAGAATCTATCTAGAGGGTTATTTGAATTGATAGAGGTTTTTAGAAATGCAATTGTAGATTATTCTGACTCCAACTTTATAAGTGAGATTCTTTTTGAGATTGGTAGTACTTATGATGATTTGGTTATTTATGAGAGTGCATTAGATTATTATCAAAAAGCTTTGGATACACTAATAGATAATAATAATTTGTTTCTAAAAGCTAGAATTTTTAATGGTCTAGGAATTGTCTACAATAAAATTTCTGACTATTCTGAGTCTTTGAAAAATCATTTTAAAAGTTTAGAATTAAAGTTAAAATTGGATAATGATTCAGAAACTTTTAAATCTTACAACAATATTTCTGTAGTTTACAAGAATTTGAAAAATTATGAACTAAGTATTAAATACTGCAATTTTGCCTATGATATTGCTGAGAAGAGTGAAAATTTGTTATACATGGCTACTGTTTTAAACAATATAGGTTTGGTGTACAGTGATTTAAACAATAATAGAGAAGCTCTTGAAGTACACAAAAAGGCTTTAGATTTAGCTATAAAATTAAATAATCGCAAAATGATTGCAGATTCATATAATAATGTAATCAAAGATTATTTAGAGATGGGAAAATATAAAAAAGCACATCAACATTGTGAAAGAGCTTTAAAATTCTACTTAAACCTGGGAGATAGAAGAGGCGAAGCAAGAATTTTATATATTACAGGCTCTGTTTTGATCAATTTGAACGAAGAGAACAAAGGATTACAGTATCTCAATCAAGCGATGAGTCTTGCAAAAGAGTTGGATTACATGACTATTTTACAAGGTATATACAATGAAATGTCAAGATATTACTATATGAAAACTGATTATAAAAAGGCTTGTGATTATAAAAACAATGAAATGGAAGTTAAAAAATTAATAAATCTATCTGAGATAAGGGAACATACAGCCAATATTGAAAAAAGTTTTGAAGTTATTAGAAAGGAAAAAGAGAATGAGATATTTAGGCTAAAGAATATTGAGCTAGCAGAATTGAATGAGAAGTTAAAGCGATCAAATCTTATTAAAGATAAACTTTTCTCAATTATTTCTCATGATTTAAAAAACCCACTATCAGTTATTATGGGATATGCAGAAATGTTGAATTATGGCTTTGTTGATCCTTATGATCCAAAAGCTAAAAAATTCATTAAGGATATCTATTCTTCTTCACAAGGTTTATCAACTTTAATTTCAAATTTACTTGTTTGGTCAAAATCTCAAATCAGTAATCAGAATTTAGATATAAAACTAAACAATCTTATAGAGTCGATAGATTTAGTAATCAATCAATTGAACGGAAGTTTACAAAATAAGAATATAGAAATAGTAAAATATTGTGACAATGAATGCTCGGTTTTGTATGATAAGGGGTCAATGGAAGTCGTTTTGAGGAATATTCTTTCAAATGCAATTAAGTTTTCCTATCCAGAAAGCGAAATAATTATTTCATGTGAATATGAAGATGATTGTGTAAAACTATCAATTAAGGATTTTGGCATGGGAATGACGGATGAGCAGATTGGCAATGTTTTAGATGGAGTAGAGATTACTTCAACAGAAGGAACAAGTATGGAAAAGGGAACAGGTCTTGGTTTGATTTTATGTAGAGATTTTGTTCATAAGAATGGCGGAGAAATTTTTTTTGAAAAAAACATTCCTAATGGGATGATTGTAAGTATTGTTCTTAGAATTTAG